A DNA window from Actinokineospora baliensis contains the following coding sequences:
- a CDS encoding SCO4225 family membrane protein, translating to MTTTRWSNQRRARKVVLGYVGVVTLVFAVVAVLLAVHTGPDASFAGVVAVLVALPASLLIVLVPELAQPWDGIAASAVLVGAALVQAWLLWLLFRGHKRA from the coding sequence GTGACGACCACGAGGTGGAGCAACCAACGCCGAGCGCGCAAGGTCGTCCTCGGCTACGTCGGCGTGGTCACCCTCGTCTTCGCGGTCGTGGCCGTGCTGCTGGCGGTGCACACCGGCCCTGACGCCTCGTTCGCGGGCGTTGTGGCGGTGCTGGTGGCGTTGCCCGCGTCGCTGCTGATCGTGCTCGTCCCCGAACTCGCCCAACCGTGGGACGGCATCGCGGCCAGTGCGGTCCTGGTCGGAGCCGCACTGGTCCAAGCATGGCTGCTGTGGCTGCTCTTCCGCGGCCACAAGCGCGCCTGA
- the valS gene encoding valine--tRNA ligase, protein MAHTERLPERPSLDGLESTWAARWDEVGVYAFRGTGPRESVFSIDTPPPSVSGSLHIGHCFSYTHTDVIARYQRMRGRDVLYPMGWDDNGLPSERLVQVMHNVRCDPSLPYDPNFTPTGEPTAVSRRNFLELCARQTALSEKTYETLWRRLGLSVDWSRTYTTIGEKARRLSQRSFLRLLAAGEAYQAEAPTLWDVGFGTAVAQAEVEHRPVKGAWHTLRFGGFEVQTTRPELLPACVAVIAHPDDERYRHLIGTTLLTPVFGVAVPVLAHIDADPERGSGLVMCCTFGDLTDVQWWRELGLPVRSVIGKNGRFLPDAPDGVPIGPYSKLVGATVHTARERMVAMLREAGALVGEPKPVERPVAFFERGDKPLEIVAGRQWFIRSTAHREVMRDRGRELDWQPAHMHARYESWVDGLAGDWLVSRQRFFGVPFPLWYTLDANGEPNFDSPLTPDQLPVDPATEAPPGYSKDQRDVPGGFTGDPDVMDTWATSSLTPLLVCGADDDPDLFAKTYPMDLRPQAHEIIRTWLFSSVLRANAETGVLPWRRVAISGWVVTPDKQKLSKRSGKSSPPDELIDRYGADAVRYWAASARPGVDTVFDETKMRVGRRLATKLLNASWFVLGLGPGERPTEPLDLALLAELDAVVAEVTTALEACDYADALERVERFFWLWCDDYIELVKDRAYEGDDSARATLRIALSAVQRLLAPFLPFSAEEAWSWWQDGSIHVAPWPAVTSSNGDRSLLAPVTIVLAAVRRAKSEARRSLRWPVAELVVTCTEDRERALRATERDLRSAGAVQALKYTRSVDAELGIEVTLTTD, encoded by the coding sequence ATGGCGCATACCGAACGTCTCCCCGAGCGCCCATCACTGGATGGGCTGGAATCGACCTGGGCAGCTCGGTGGGACGAGGTAGGCGTCTACGCGTTCCGGGGCACGGGTCCCCGCGAGTCGGTCTTCTCCATAGACACCCCTCCCCCATCGGTCAGCGGAAGCCTGCACATCGGGCACTGCTTCTCCTACACGCACACGGACGTGATCGCGCGCTACCAACGGATGCGCGGTAGGGACGTGCTCTACCCCATGGGGTGGGACGACAACGGCCTGCCGAGTGAGCGCTTGGTGCAGGTGATGCACAACGTGCGCTGCGATCCGTCGCTGCCTTACGACCCGAACTTCACGCCTACAGGCGAGCCCACAGCGGTGTCTCGGCGCAACTTCCTCGAACTCTGCGCGAGGCAGACGGCTCTTAGCGAGAAGACCTACGAGACGCTGTGGCGACGGTTGGGCCTGTCAGTGGACTGGTCGCGCACCTATACGACCATCGGCGAGAAGGCGCGGCGGCTTTCACAGCGGTCGTTCCTGCGGCTGCTCGCGGCTGGTGAGGCCTACCAGGCCGAGGCGCCGACGCTATGGGATGTCGGGTTTGGGACGGCTGTTGCACAAGCGGAGGTGGAGCACCGGCCCGTGAAGGGCGCCTGGCACACCCTTCGGTTCGGCGGCTTCGAGGTGCAGACAACGCGTCCGGAACTGCTGCCTGCGTGCGTGGCTGTCATCGCGCACCCCGATGACGAGCGCTATAGGCACCTGATCGGCACCACATTGCTAACCCCGGTGTTCGGCGTGGCTGTGCCGGTTCTGGCACATATAGATGCCGATCCAGAGCGCGGTAGTGGCCTGGTGATGTGCTGCACCTTCGGCGACCTCACAGATGTGCAGTGGTGGCGCGAGTTGGGCCTACCTGTGCGATCAGTGATCGGTAAGAACGGGCGGTTTCTGCCTGACGCGCCTGACGGCGTGCCTATAGGGCCGTACTCGAAGCTGGTGGGCGCGACCGTCCACACAGCACGGGAGCGGATGGTGGCGATGCTCCGCGAGGCCGGAGCGCTGGTGGGCGAGCCAAAGCCCGTTGAGCGTCCGGTGGCGTTCTTCGAGCGTGGGGACAAGCCGCTGGAGATCGTGGCGGGGAGGCAGTGGTTCATCAGGTCCACGGCCCATAGGGAAGTCATGCGAGATCGTGGGCGCGAACTCGACTGGCAGCCCGCGCACATGCACGCGCGGTACGAGAGCTGGGTGGACGGGCTCGCAGGCGACTGGTTGGTGAGCCGTCAGCGGTTCTTCGGGGTGCCGTTCCCGCTGTGGTACACGCTTGACGCCAATGGCGAGCCGAACTTCGACAGCCCTCTTACGCCGGACCAGCTCCCCGTGGACCCAGCAACGGAAGCCCCGCCGGGCTACAGCAAGGACCAGCGCGATGTGCCTGGCGGGTTCACCGGTGACCCAGACGTCATGGACACGTGGGCAACGTCGTCGTTGACCCCGCTGCTCGTGTGTGGCGCTGACGATGATCCCGACTTGTTCGCCAAGACCTATCCGATGGATCTGCGCCCGCAGGCGCACGAGATCATCCGCACCTGGCTGTTCAGCTCGGTGCTGCGCGCGAACGCGGAAACCGGGGTGTTGCCGTGGCGGCGCGTGGCGATCTCGGGGTGGGTGGTCACACCTGACAAGCAGAAGCTGAGTAAGAGGTCCGGCAAGTCCAGCCCGCCTGACGAGTTGATCGACCGCTATGGCGCGGACGCCGTGAGGTACTGGGCGGCGTCGGCGCGTCCTGGGGTCGACACGGTGTTCGACGAGACCAAGATGCGCGTCGGTCGCAGGCTCGCGACCAAGCTGCTCAACGCCAGTTGGTTCGTGCTGGGCCTAGGCCCCGGAGAGCGGCCTACTGAGCCGCTGGACCTGGCTTTGCTCGCCGAGCTGGATGCCGTAGTGGCTGAGGTGACGACCGCATTGGAGGCCTGCGACTACGCCGATGCTCTTGAGCGGGTGGAGCGGTTCTTCTGGCTGTGGTGTGACGACTACATCGAGCTGGTCAAGGACCGCGCTTACGAAGGGGACGACTCGGCCAGGGCCACGCTGCGTATCGCTCTATCGGCCGTGCAGCGCCTCTTGGCGCCGTTCCTGCCCTTCTCCGCGGAGGAGGCGTGGTCGTGGTGGCAGGACGGGTCGATCCACGTCGCACCTTGGCCTGCGGTCACCAGCAGTAACGGCGACCGATCGCTGTTGGCGCCGGTGACGATCGTGCTCGCCGCCGTCCGGCGGGCCAAGTCGGAGGCGCGGCGATCGCTGCGGTGGCCGGTGGCGGAACTGGTCGTGACCTGCACCGAAGACCGGGAGCGGGCACTGAGGGCCACGGAGCGCGACCTACGGTCCGCCGGGGCTGTCCAGGCGTTGAAATACACCCGATCGGTGGATGCCGAACTCGGCATCGAGGTCACCCTGACTACCGACTAG
- a CDS encoding FdhF/YdeP family oxidoreductase: protein MVSTPPERDVVESELDVTPRKQWAAGIPGVAVSLRRGVEQMGAVRTARTLRLLNQREGFDCPGCAWPEPQGGRHAAEFCENGAKAVAEEATRRRVGPEFFAEHSIADLSDKTDYWLGQQGRITQPVVLRPGATHYEPIEWSEAYSLIASQLRALSTPDEAVFYTSGRTSNEAAFLYQLLVRSFGTNNLPDCSNMCHESSGAALAETTGVGKGSVSLADIALADLVVVVGQNPGTNHPRMLSALEQAKDAGARIIAVNPLPEAGLLRFKNPQKVRGVLGKGTALADVFCQIRLGGDQALFQAIGHLLLRWEAERPGTVVDREFVDRSTEGFDAYAAHVAEVDWNAVDTATGLDRQEIERVARMFAESSRIIVCWAMGLTQHKHSVPTIREIANVVLMRGMIGKPGAGLCPVRGHSNVQGDRTMGIWEKMPEKFLAALDTEFGIAAPRSHGLDTVGSIRAMRDGKAKVFMAVGGNFASASPDTAVTEAALRACDLTVHVSTKLNRSHVVHGRTALILPTRGRTERDVQAAGEQFVTVEDSMSVVHRSRGRLEPASEHLVSEVGIVCGVAQALFGPSHPVPWAELSGDYDLIRDRISRVVPGCTDYNARVREPDGFVLPHAPRDSREFTGTRDDRAVFTANPLTVLRVPPGRLLLQTLRSHDQYNTTIYGLDDRYRGIKDARRVVLVNPLDIAELGLADGQLVTLVSEWPEDPTGVVERHAHRFRVVAYDTARGCAAAYFPEANSLIPLDSTADTSNTPTSKSVVVRLDPE, encoded by the coding sequence ATGGTCAGCACTCCGCCCGAACGGGACGTTGTCGAATCCGAGCTGGACGTAACGCCCCGCAAGCAGTGGGCCGCCGGGATACCGGGGGTCGCCGTGTCGCTGCGCCGCGGCGTCGAGCAGATGGGCGCGGTGCGCACCGCCCGCACGCTGCGGCTGCTCAACCAGCGGGAGGGGTTCGACTGCCCCGGCTGCGCCTGGCCGGAGCCGCAGGGCGGGCGGCACGCCGCCGAGTTCTGCGAGAACGGCGCCAAGGCGGTCGCGGAGGAGGCGACGCGGCGGCGGGTGGGGCCGGAGTTCTTCGCCGAGCACTCGATCGCTGACCTGTCGGACAAAACGGACTACTGGCTGGGGCAGCAGGGGCGGATCACCCAGCCCGTGGTGCTGCGGCCGGGGGCGACGCACTACGAGCCGATCGAGTGGTCGGAGGCGTACTCGCTGATCGCTTCGCAGCTGCGGGCCTTGTCGACGCCGGACGAGGCCGTGTTCTACACCTCGGGGCGCACCAGCAACGAGGCCGCGTTCCTGTACCAGCTGCTGGTGCGGTCGTTCGGCACCAACAACCTGCCGGACTGCTCGAACATGTGCCACGAGTCGTCCGGCGCGGCGCTGGCGGAGACGACCGGGGTCGGCAAGGGGTCGGTGAGCCTGGCCGACATCGCGCTGGCCGACCTGGTCGTGGTGGTGGGTCAGAACCCGGGCACCAACCACCCGCGGATGCTCAGCGCGCTCGAGCAGGCCAAGGACGCGGGGGCGCGGATCATCGCGGTCAACCCGCTGCCGGAGGCCGGGCTGCTGCGGTTCAAGAACCCGCAGAAGGTGCGCGGGGTGCTGGGCAAGGGAACGGCGCTGGCGGACGTGTTCTGCCAGATCAGGCTGGGAGGCGATCAGGCACTGTTCCAGGCGATCGGGCACCTCTTACTGCGGTGGGAGGCGGAGCGGCCGGGGACGGTGGTGGACCGGGAGTTCGTCGACCGGAGCACCGAGGGGTTCGACGCGTACGCCGCGCACGTCGCGGAGGTCGACTGGAACGCGGTGGACACCGCGACCGGGCTGGACCGGCAGGAGATCGAGCGGGTCGCGCGGATGTTCGCGGAGTCGTCGCGGATCATCGTGTGCTGGGCGATGGGCCTCACCCAGCACAAGCACTCGGTGCCGACCATCCGCGAGATCGCCAACGTCGTGCTGATGCGCGGGATGATCGGCAAGCCGGGAGCGGGGCTGTGCCCGGTGCGCGGGCACTCGAACGTGCAGGGCGACCGGACCATGGGCATCTGGGAGAAGATGCCGGAGAAGTTCCTGGCCGCGCTGGACACCGAGTTCGGCATCGCGGCGCCGCGGTCGCACGGCTTGGACACGGTCGGATCCATCCGGGCCATGCGCGACGGCAAGGCCAAGGTGTTCATGGCAGTGGGCGGCAACTTCGCCTCTGCCAGCCCGGACACCGCGGTCACCGAGGCCGCACTGCGCGCGTGCGACCTGACAGTGCACGTGTCGACAAAGCTGAACCGGTCGCACGTCGTGCACGGCCGCACAGCGTTGATCCTGCCGACTCGGGGGCGGACCGAGCGGGACGTGCAGGCGGCCGGTGAGCAGTTCGTGACGGTCGAGGACTCGATGTCGGTCGTTCACCGGTCGCGGGGGCGCCTGGAGCCCGCGTCCGAGCACCTGGTGTCGGAGGTCGGGATCGTGTGTGGAGTGGCCCAGGCGCTGTTCGGGCCGTCGCACCCGGTGCCGTGGGCGGAACTGTCGGGCGACTACGACCTGATCCGGGACCGAATCTCGCGGGTGGTGCCCGGCTGCACCGACTACAACGCCCGGGTGCGGGAGCCGGACGGGTTCGTGCTGCCACACGCGCCGCGCGACTCGCGGGAGTTCACCGGCACCCGCGATGACCGGGCGGTGTTCACAGCCAACCCGCTGACCGTGCTGCGGGTGCCGCCGGGTCGGTTGCTGCTGCAGACCCTGCGCAGCCACGACCAGTACAACACCACGATCTACGGGCTGGACGACCGCTACCGCGGCATCAAAGACGCGCGGCGGGTCGTGTTGGTGAACCCGCTGGACATCGCCGAGCTCGGGTTGGCCGATGGGCAGCTGGTGACCTTGGTCAGCGAGTGGCCGGAAGACCCGACGGGTGTGGTGGAGCGGCACGCGCACCGGTTCCGCGTGGTCGCCTACGACACCGCCCGGGGCTGTGCGGCCGCGTACTTCCCGGAGGCGAACTCGCTGATCCCCCTGGACTCGACGGCGGACACGTCGAACACGCCCACGTCCAAGTCGGTGGTGGTGCGCTTGGATCCCGAGTAA
- a CDS encoding mycoredoxin, with amino-acid sequence MSAPETLTMYSTTWCGYCRRLKTQLDSAGIGYVEVDIEETPGAAEFVMSVNGGNQTVPTLHFPSGAALTNPSLEQVKAALEG; translated from the coding sequence ATGTCCGCGCCGGAGACGTTGACCATGTACTCGACCACGTGGTGCGGGTACTGCCGCAGGCTCAAGACGCAGCTGGACTCGGCGGGGATCGGGTATGTGGAGGTCGACATCGAGGAGACGCCGGGGGCGGCGGAGTTCGTGATGTCGGTCAACGGGGGTAACCAGACCGTGCCCACGCTGCACTTCCCAAGCGGGGCCGCGTTGACGAACCCGTCGTTGGAGCAGGTCAAGGCGGCGCTGGAGGGGTAG
- a CDS encoding DUF3253 domain-containing protein — translation MSDPRRELERTRDGGGPGADHARTALSASDPSERLRAAILALAEARGMDSSTCPSDAARAVTDDWRPLLPRARELARDLARAGEVRLTQRGAVLDPDGQWRGPIRIRVSDG, via the coding sequence ATGTCGGATCCGCGGCGGGAACTGGAACGGACCCGGGACGGTGGTGGCCCGGGGGCGGACCACGCCCGAACAGCGTTGAGCGCATCGGACCCGTCCGAGCGATTGCGAGCGGCCATCCTGGCTCTGGCCGAAGCTCGGGGCATGGACTCCAGCACCTGCCCGTCCGACGCGGCGAGAGCAGTGACCGACGACTGGCGTCCGCTGTTGCCACGCGCACGGGAGTTGGCTCGCGACCTCGCACGGGCGGGCGAGGTGCGGCTGACCCAGCGGGGCGCGGTGCTCGACCCGGACGGGCAGTGGCGCGGACCGATCCGAATCCGGGTGAGCGATGGCTGA